A part of Pectobacterium cacticida genomic DNA contains:
- the ppnP gene encoding pyrimidine/purine nucleoside phosphorylase: MLNVNEYFAGKVKSIGFEGDGIGRASIGVMEAGEYTFGTGQPEEMTVITGALQVLLPGSPDWQVFAPGETFFVPGKSEFNLRVVEPTAYLCKYL; the protein is encoded by the coding sequence ATGCTGAATGTGAATGAGTATTTTGCAGGGAAAGTGAAGTCAATCGGTTTTGAAGGCGACGGCATTGGCCGCGCGAGTATTGGCGTGATGGAGGCGGGAGAATACACGTTTGGAACCGGGCAGCCGGAAGAGATGACGGTGATCACCGGGGCGTTACAAGTGCTGTTACCTGGATCGCCAGACTGGCAGGTTTTCGCCCCCGGCGAAACGTTTTTTGTTCCAGGGAAAAGCGAATTTAATTTACGGGTAGTGGAGCCAACCGCCTACCTGTGCAAATATTTGTAA